From a region of the Gossypium raimondii isolate GPD5lz chromosome 10, ASM2569854v1, whole genome shotgun sequence genome:
- the LOC105776971 gene encoding probable ubiquitin-conjugating enzyme E2 24 isoform X1: MDMLLTDSDWETFSESGSSEEQEDTEFLYGGRACTILSSLEESIGKIDDLLSFERGFFHGDIVRSVTDPCGQMGRVVDIDMFVDLETVNGKVIKDINSNQLLKIRSISVGDYVVNSTWIGKVDKVVDRVTIVFDDGSKCEVTAMGQDKLVPVSPNLIDDLQYPYYPGQRVRVVPSDYSSSTGWLCGTWRENRDEGTVSSVEAGFVYVDWISSAHLDHDMSASPPSHLQEAKDLTLLVSFPHANWQLGDWCMLSFADGKGTSRKFLHPSTRDLINDNWKLEKGFKIGNPGSRLEELFVIIKTRTKVNVMWQDGTCSMGLDSHTLLPVSVTNAHEFWPHQFVFEKGTNGDTQRWGVVRGVDAKERTVKVLWRNKAVTQANDFDREQMEETVSAYELVEHPNYCYCFGDIVVKAIRNHFGDQAEKGTEAASEGKNMKRDENNRPCAYCPSCIGVVIGFEDGNLEVKWASGIPTKVAPYEISRIDKCEGSATTPGLYEENTEDFNEEMFVHEAQSNSHKGKELLSFDSAHGSGEKFSWAPASFFRPQAAIELFSSIASSFLGSLASVTLLSQESSSFISHGAKEDDILLEKEVSETCNDSAELDPSEMQIFETTNIKQEVEEIEENNMMPRLDETSSRYRQFDMVSDCSDHHFLGESKVLAMSQVKRSWVKKVQQEWSILEKNLPAEIIYVRVYEERMDLLRAVLVGAPGTPYHDGLFFFDIFLPSNYPYEPPSVHYHSWGLRLNPNLYESGKVCLSLLNTWTGSDTEVWNPGSSTILQVLLSLQALVLNEKPYFNEAGYDRQLGRPEGETNSVSYNENAFLVTCQSMLYVLRKPPKHFEALVKEHFSKHAETIISACNAYMEGAPVGYALECGKKDHDENFKGSSTGFKIMLSKLLPKLVEAFSDQGIDCSQFRGLNK; this comes from the exons ATGGATATGCTACTCACCGATTCTGATTGGGAAACATTTAGTGAAAGTGGCAGTAGTGAGGAACAAGAAGACACAGAGTTTCTGTATGGTGGCCGGGCTTGTACCATTCTATCAAGTCTAGAAGAAAGTATTGGGAAAATTGATGACCTTCTCTCGTTTGAGAGGGGGTTCTTTCATGGAGACATTGTACGCTCCGTAACAGATCCATGTGGACAGATGGGCAGAGTTGTTGATATTGATATGTTTGTGGATCTTGAGACTGTTAATGGGAAAGtcataaaagatataaattcaAACCAACTTTTGAAGATCCGCTCCATTTCTGTTGGGGATTATGTTGTTAATTCGACTTGGATTGGTAAAGTGGATAAAGTTGTTGACCGTGTTACTATTGTCTTTGATGACGGTTCAAAATGTGAAGTCACTGCCATGGGTCAAGACAAGCTTGTGCCTGTTTCTCCCAACTTAATTGACGACTTGCAATATCCGTATTATCCAGGACAGAGAGTACGGGTTGTGCCTTCGGATTATTCTAGTTCAACTGGATGGTTATGTGGTACCTGGAGGGAAAATCGGGATGAAGGAACTGTTTCTAGTGTGGAAGCAGGTTTTGTTTATGTTGATTGGATTTCCTCTGCTCACCTAGATCATGATATGAGTGCCTCTCCTCCCTCGCATTTGCAGGAGGCAAAAGACTTAACTTTGTTGGTGTCTTTTCCCCATGCAAATTGGCAGCTCGGTGATTGGTGTATGCTTTCTTTTGCTGATGGCAAGGGAACTTCTCGAAAGTTTCTCCACCCATCAACTCGTGACTTGATTAACGATAACTGGAAACTAGAAAAAGGATTTAAAATAGGAAACCCGGGATCAAGACTGGAGGAACTCTTTGTTATCATCAAGACAAGGACCAAAGTTAATGTTATGTGGCAAGATGGTACTTGCAGTATGGGACTAGATTCACATACTTTACTTCCTGTTAGTGTTACAAACGCTCACGAATTTTGGCCTCATCAGTTTGTCTTTGAAAAGGGAACCAATGGCGATACTCAAAGATGGGGTGTGGTTCGCGGTGTGGATGCAAAAGAACGAACGGTTAAGGTACTGTGGAGAAATAAGGCCGTGACTCAAGCAAATGATTTTGACAGAGAGCAGATGGAGGAAACTGTTAGTGCTTATGAACTTGTTGAGCACCCAAATTACTGCTACTGTTTCGGTGACATTGTGGTTAAGGCAATTCGGAACCATTTTGGCGATCAGGCTGAAAAAGGTACCGAAGCTGCTTCGGAAGGCAAAAACATGAAAAGGGATGAGAACAACCGTCCCTGTGCATATTGTCCATCCTGTATTGGCGTTGTCATTGGGTTTGAAGATGGAAACTTGGAGGTGAAATGGGCTTCTGGTATTCCAACAAAG GTTGCACCATATGAAATTTCCCGTATTGATAAGTGTGAAGGTTCAGCTACAACTCCCGGTCTCTATGAAGAAAATACCGAGGATTTTAACGAAGAGATGTTCGTGCATGAGGCACAGTCTAATAGCCACAAAGGAAAG GAGTTGCTGAGTTTCGATAGTGCTCATGGAAGTGGCGAGAAATTCTCATGGGCACCTGCTTCCTTCTTCCGTCCTCAAGCTGCTATTGAATTATTCTCTAGCATTGCTTCTAGCTTCCTTGGATCCCTTGCTTCCGTAACACTTTTAAGCCAAGAGTCATCTAGTTTTATTTCTCATGGTGCTAAAGAAGATGACATTCTTCTCGAGAAAGAAGTCTCGGAAACTTGCAATGACTCTGCCGAGCTAGATCCGAGTGAGATGCAGATATTCGAAACAACAAACATAAAGCAGGAAGTAGAAGAGATCGAAGAAAACAATATGATGCCAAGACTTGACGAGACTTCCAGTCGATACAGGCAGTTTGATATGGTTAGTGATTGCTCCGATCACCATTTCCTTGGTGAAAGCAAGGTGTTGGCCATGTCTCAG GTGAAACGAAGTTGGGTGAAAAAGGTTCAACAAGAATGGAGTATCCTAGAGAAAAATCTTCCTG CAGAAATTATCTATGTTCGTGTATATGAGGAAAGGATGGATCTACTACGAGCGGTCCTTGTTGGTGCCCCTGGCACGCCCTACCATGACGGGCTGTTCTTTTTCGACATTTTTCTCCCTTCTAACTATCCGTACGAACCACCT TCGGTGCACTACCATTCATGGGGGCTACGCCTCAATCCGAACCTGTATGAATCAGGGAAGGTTTGCTTAAGCCTTCTAAATACGTGGACAGGTTCCGACACTGAGGTCTGGAATCCAGGAAGCTCCACTATTCTACAAGTTCTTCTGTCCCTCCAGGCTCTTGTGCTTAATGAGAAACCTTATTTCAACGAAGCTGGATACGATAGACAGTTAGGAAGACCCGAGGGGGAGACAAATTCGGTGAGCTACAATGAAAACGCGTTCCTCGTCACCTGCCAGTCTATGCTTTATGTACTCCGCAAGCCACCCAAG CATTTCGAGGCACTAGTCAAGGAGCATTTTAGTAAACATGCTGAAACCATCATCTCAGCTTGCAATGCATACATGGAAGGTGCACCAGTAGGATATGCTCTCGAATGTGGCAAAAAAGACCATGATGAAAACTTCAAAGGAAGTTCAACTGGATTCAAAATCATGCTCTCGAAGCTTCTCCCGAAGCTTGTGGAGGCATTTTCGGATCAGGGAATTGATTGCAGCCAATTCCGAGGGCTGAATAAGTGA
- the LOC105776971 gene encoding probable ubiquitin-conjugating enzyme E2 24 isoform X2 — MDMLLTDSDWETFSESGSSEEQEDTEFLYGGRACTILSSLEESIGKIDDLLSFERGFFHGDIVRSVTDPCGQMGRVVDIDMFVDLETVNGKVIKDINSNQLLKIRSISVGDYVVNSTWIGKVDKVVDRVTIVFDDGSKCEVTAMGQDKLVPVSPNLIDDLQYPYYPGQRVRVVPSDYSSSTGWLCGTWRENRDEGTVSSVEAGFVYVDWISSAHLDHDMSASPPSHLQEAKDLTLLVSFPHANWQLGDWCMLSFADGKGTSRKFLHPSTRDLINDNWKLEKGFKIGNPGSRLEELFVIIKTRTKVNVMWQDGTCSMGLDSHTLLPVSVTNAHEFWPHQFVFEKGTNGDTQRWGVVRGVDAKERTVKVLWRNKAVTQANDFDREQMEETVSAYELVEHPNYCYCFGDIVVKAIRNHFGDQAEKGTEAASEGKNMKRDENNRPCAYCPSCIGVVIGFEDGNLEVKWASGIPTKVAPYEISRIDKCEGSATTPGLYEENTEDFNEEMFVHEAQSNSHKGKELLSFDSAHGSGEKFSWAPASFFRPQAAIELFSSIASSFLGSLASVTLLSQESSSFISHGAKEDDILLEKEVSETCNDSAELDPSEMQIFETTNIKQEVEEIEENNMMPRLDETSSRYRQFDMVSDCSDHHFLGESKVLAMSQVKRSWVKKVQQEWSILEKNLPEIIYVRVYEERMDLLRAVLVGAPGTPYHDGLFFFDIFLPSNYPYEPPSVHYHSWGLRLNPNLYESGKVCLSLLNTWTGSDTEVWNPGSSTILQVLLSLQALVLNEKPYFNEAGYDRQLGRPEGETNSVSYNENAFLVTCQSMLYVLRKPPKHFEALVKEHFSKHAETIISACNAYMEGAPVGYALECGKKDHDENFKGSSTGFKIMLSKLLPKLVEAFSDQGIDCSQFRGLNK; from the exons ATGGATATGCTACTCACCGATTCTGATTGGGAAACATTTAGTGAAAGTGGCAGTAGTGAGGAACAAGAAGACACAGAGTTTCTGTATGGTGGCCGGGCTTGTACCATTCTATCAAGTCTAGAAGAAAGTATTGGGAAAATTGATGACCTTCTCTCGTTTGAGAGGGGGTTCTTTCATGGAGACATTGTACGCTCCGTAACAGATCCATGTGGACAGATGGGCAGAGTTGTTGATATTGATATGTTTGTGGATCTTGAGACTGTTAATGGGAAAGtcataaaagatataaattcaAACCAACTTTTGAAGATCCGCTCCATTTCTGTTGGGGATTATGTTGTTAATTCGACTTGGATTGGTAAAGTGGATAAAGTTGTTGACCGTGTTACTATTGTCTTTGATGACGGTTCAAAATGTGAAGTCACTGCCATGGGTCAAGACAAGCTTGTGCCTGTTTCTCCCAACTTAATTGACGACTTGCAATATCCGTATTATCCAGGACAGAGAGTACGGGTTGTGCCTTCGGATTATTCTAGTTCAACTGGATGGTTATGTGGTACCTGGAGGGAAAATCGGGATGAAGGAACTGTTTCTAGTGTGGAAGCAGGTTTTGTTTATGTTGATTGGATTTCCTCTGCTCACCTAGATCATGATATGAGTGCCTCTCCTCCCTCGCATTTGCAGGAGGCAAAAGACTTAACTTTGTTGGTGTCTTTTCCCCATGCAAATTGGCAGCTCGGTGATTGGTGTATGCTTTCTTTTGCTGATGGCAAGGGAACTTCTCGAAAGTTTCTCCACCCATCAACTCGTGACTTGATTAACGATAACTGGAAACTAGAAAAAGGATTTAAAATAGGAAACCCGGGATCAAGACTGGAGGAACTCTTTGTTATCATCAAGACAAGGACCAAAGTTAATGTTATGTGGCAAGATGGTACTTGCAGTATGGGACTAGATTCACATACTTTACTTCCTGTTAGTGTTACAAACGCTCACGAATTTTGGCCTCATCAGTTTGTCTTTGAAAAGGGAACCAATGGCGATACTCAAAGATGGGGTGTGGTTCGCGGTGTGGATGCAAAAGAACGAACGGTTAAGGTACTGTGGAGAAATAAGGCCGTGACTCAAGCAAATGATTTTGACAGAGAGCAGATGGAGGAAACTGTTAGTGCTTATGAACTTGTTGAGCACCCAAATTACTGCTACTGTTTCGGTGACATTGTGGTTAAGGCAATTCGGAACCATTTTGGCGATCAGGCTGAAAAAGGTACCGAAGCTGCTTCGGAAGGCAAAAACATGAAAAGGGATGAGAACAACCGTCCCTGTGCATATTGTCCATCCTGTATTGGCGTTGTCATTGGGTTTGAAGATGGAAACTTGGAGGTGAAATGGGCTTCTGGTATTCCAACAAAG GTTGCACCATATGAAATTTCCCGTATTGATAAGTGTGAAGGTTCAGCTACAACTCCCGGTCTCTATGAAGAAAATACCGAGGATTTTAACGAAGAGATGTTCGTGCATGAGGCACAGTCTAATAGCCACAAAGGAAAG GAGTTGCTGAGTTTCGATAGTGCTCATGGAAGTGGCGAGAAATTCTCATGGGCACCTGCTTCCTTCTTCCGTCCTCAAGCTGCTATTGAATTATTCTCTAGCATTGCTTCTAGCTTCCTTGGATCCCTTGCTTCCGTAACACTTTTAAGCCAAGAGTCATCTAGTTTTATTTCTCATGGTGCTAAAGAAGATGACATTCTTCTCGAGAAAGAAGTCTCGGAAACTTGCAATGACTCTGCCGAGCTAGATCCGAGTGAGATGCAGATATTCGAAACAACAAACATAAAGCAGGAAGTAGAAGAGATCGAAGAAAACAATATGATGCCAAGACTTGACGAGACTTCCAGTCGATACAGGCAGTTTGATATGGTTAGTGATTGCTCCGATCACCATTTCCTTGGTGAAAGCAAGGTGTTGGCCATGTCTCAG GTGAAACGAAGTTGGGTGAAAAAGGTTCAACAAGAATGGAGTATCCTAGAGAAAAATCTTCCTG AAATTATCTATGTTCGTGTATATGAGGAAAGGATGGATCTACTACGAGCGGTCCTTGTTGGTGCCCCTGGCACGCCCTACCATGACGGGCTGTTCTTTTTCGACATTTTTCTCCCTTCTAACTATCCGTACGAACCACCT TCGGTGCACTACCATTCATGGGGGCTACGCCTCAATCCGAACCTGTATGAATCAGGGAAGGTTTGCTTAAGCCTTCTAAATACGTGGACAGGTTCCGACACTGAGGTCTGGAATCCAGGAAGCTCCACTATTCTACAAGTTCTTCTGTCCCTCCAGGCTCTTGTGCTTAATGAGAAACCTTATTTCAACGAAGCTGGATACGATAGACAGTTAGGAAGACCCGAGGGGGAGACAAATTCGGTGAGCTACAATGAAAACGCGTTCCTCGTCACCTGCCAGTCTATGCTTTATGTACTCCGCAAGCCACCCAAG CATTTCGAGGCACTAGTCAAGGAGCATTTTAGTAAACATGCTGAAACCATCATCTCAGCTTGCAATGCATACATGGAAGGTGCACCAGTAGGATATGCTCTCGAATGTGGCAAAAAAGACCATGATGAAAACTTCAAAGGAAGTTCAACTGGATTCAAAATCATGCTCTCGAAGCTTCTCCCGAAGCTTGTGGAGGCATTTTCGGATCAGGGAATTGATTGCAGCCAATTCCGAGGGCTGAATAAGTGA